One Acropora palmata chromosome 2, jaAcrPala1.3, whole genome shotgun sequence genomic window carries:
- the LOC141869129 gene encoding uncharacterized protein LOC141869129 isoform X2 — translation MRERENACSLSLKSNEFAPSLKSCKQPVQIHTCHRGSSYEETLRFSCNLPVIKETKEEEGEEEGEARGSDEFERSSKISQQKSTDIELPKCPGCGWSRAYVNKSNPH, via the exons ATGCGGGAAAGGGAGAATGCTTGTTCCTTGTCACTGAAGTCCAACGAGTTTGCTCCTAGTTTGAAGAGCTGCAAGCAACCTGTTCAAATTCACACCTGCCACAGAGGCTCAAGTTACGAGGAAACATTGAGGTTTTCATGTAATCTTCCAGTTATTAAAGAGACGAAAGAGGAAGAGGGAGAAGAAGAAGGGGAAGCCAGAGGATCAGATGAATTTGAAAGATCAAGCAAAATATCACAACAAAAGTCAACAGATATTGAACTTCC AAAGTGccctggttgcggctggtcacgtgcgtacgtcaacaaatcaaatccaCACTGA
- the LOC141869129 gene encoding uncharacterized protein LOC141869129 isoform X1 gives MADNFDLLLPIFGGLFLLIVLLIGAYLCYYYLKSQKISNTGERRGTHDHKFIYFAPSSSYTLNSLAGVSPFPFSGFQLTKEMRERENACSLSLKSNEFAPSLKSCKQPVQIHTCHRGSSYEETLRFSCNLPVIKETKEEEGEEEGEARGSDEFERSSKISQQKSTDIELPKCPGCGWSRAYVNKSNPH, from the exons ATGGCTGACAACTTTGACCTCTTGCTACCGATTTTTGGAGGACTGTTTTTACTTATAGTGCTTTTGATAGGTGCATACCTGTGTTATTATTACTTGAAGTCTCAAAAAATTAGCAACACGGGTGAAAGACGAGGAACGCATGACCACAAGTTCATTTACTTTGCTCCTTCTAGTTCTTACACTTTGAACTCGTTGGCTGGGGTCTCGCCTTTTCCTTTTAGCGGCTTTCAGTTAACTAAAGAGATGCGGGAAAGGGAGAATGCTTGTTCCTTGTCACTGAAGTCCAACGAGTTTGCTCCTAGTTTGAAGAGCTGCAAGCAACCTGTTCAAATTCACACCTGCCACAGAGGCTCAAGTTACGAGGAAACATTGAGGTTTTCATGTAATCTTCCAGTTATTAAAGAGACGAAAGAGGAAGAGGGAGAAGAAGAAGGGGAAGCCAGAGGATCAGATGAATTTGAAAGATCAAGCAAAATATCACAACAAAAGTCAACAGATATTGAACTTCC AAAGTGccctggttgcggctggtcacgtgcgtacgtcaacaaatcaaatccaCACTGA
- the LOC141869222 gene encoding isochorismatase domain-containing protein 2-like, producing the protein MAEAANILKIPIIATEQYPKGLGNTVEEIDTSSFKERVFSKTKFSMVIPEVEEQLKQLKVENIVLMGIEMQVCVLQTTMDLLEKNYNVHVLADGVSSRTMVERMYALERIRQIGGFVTTSECTPFMLLGDSKHPNFREVQSLVKTASPDSGLLSKV; encoded by the exons ATG gcAGAAGCTGCTAACATCTTGAAAATTCCAATCATCGCAACTGAGCAG TATCCCAAAGGCCTTGGCAATACTGTGGAGGAAATTGACACCAGTTCATTCAAGGAGAGGGTGTTTTCCAAGACAAAGTTTTCCATGGTCATACCTGAGGTGGAAGAACAGTTGAAGCAACTCAAAGTTGAGAACATCGTGTTGATGGGAATTGAG ATGCAAGTCTGTGTGCTGCAAACTACCATGGATCTACTAGAAAAGAACTATAATGTTCATGTGTTAGCTGATGGTGTCTCTTCACGCACTATGGTTGAAAGAATGTATGCTCTTGAG CGTATCCGGCAGATTGGTGGATTTGTAACGACCAGTGAATGCACTCCGTTTATGCTTCTGGGTGATTCCAAGCACCCAAACTTCAGAGAAGTTCAAAGTTTGGTGAAAACAGCGTCCCCAGACTCTGGTTTACTGTCCAAAGTGTGA
- the LOC141869237 gene encoding dipeptidyl peptidase 9-like — protein MNTPAENPRGYKMSSVLNYANRFPDEENRLLIVHGLIDENVHFYHSSLLIGELIKACKPYQLLIYPNERHGIRQSVSSEHYETMLISFLQKNL, from the exons ATGAACACACCAGCGGAAAATCCCCGAGGATACAAAATGAGTTCTGTtctaaattatgcaaatagattTCCTGATGA GGAAAATAGACTTCTTATTGTACATGGCTTGATTGATGAGAATGTGCATTTTTACCACTCAAGTCTGCTGATAGGTGAACTAATCAAAGCCTGTAAACCATATCAGCTGCTG aTTTACCCAAATGAAAGACACGGAATTCGACAATCTGTTTCCTCAGAACACTATGAGACGATGCTGATTTCCTTTTTACAAAAGAATCTGTAA